The following are encoded together in the Actinomycetota bacterium genome:
- a CDS encoding glycerate kinase — translation MKILIAPDKFRESLSSIEAAKSIEKGIKKVNKNIETVLCPIADGGEGTVDALVAATSGRHVICDATGPLGEKISAKYGILGDNKTAVVEMAAASGLWLVPESKRNPLYTTTYGTGDMIKSALDSGVEKVIVGIGGSSTTDGGMGMAQSLGIKFYDKKGKELGFGGVQLEKLFRIDIKNRDPRVVNTIFEIACDVDNPLTGLKGAAYVYSPQKGAKPDEVKRLDEGLKNFTKVIKKDLGKDIENLKGAGAAGGLGAGLVAFLDAKLRPGINIVIDTINLRKRMENVDLAITGEGSTDAQTLMGKAPTGVISVAKELKIPVVIISGSVADDRSKLHESGVDAIFSIIPRPISLNKSLKNASLFLEKAAEEVIRLFITAKVKYS, via the coding sequence ATGAAGATATTAATAGCTCCAGATAAATTTAGAGAAAGTCTCTCTTCTATAGAAGCAGCAAAATCCATCGAGAAGGGCATAAAAAAAGTTAATAAAAATATCGAGACAGTTCTATGCCCGATAGCAGATGGTGGAGAAGGAACAGTAGATGCATTAGTGGCTGCAACATCTGGTAGACATGTTATTTGTGATGCTACAGGACCATTGGGAGAAAAGATAAGTGCTAAATATGGAATATTAGGAGATAATAAAACAGCTGTTGTTGAGATGGCAGCTGCCTCTGGGTTGTGGCTTGTTCCTGAGAGTAAAAGAAATCCACTATATACAACAACATATGGCACAGGGGATATGATAAAAAGCGCTTTGGATTCTGGTGTTGAGAAAGTGATAGTTGGTATAGGAGGGAGCTCGACTACTGATGGCGGAATGGGTATGGCACAGTCCCTTGGGATAAAATTTTATGATAAAAAGGGAAAAGAGTTAGGGTTTGGTGGAGTTCAATTAGAGAAGCTATTTAGAATTGATATTAAAAATAGAGATCCAAGAGTAGTTAACACTATCTTTGAGATTGCATGTGATGTAGATAATCCTCTTACCGGATTAAAAGGTGCTGCTTATGTTTATAGTCCACAAAAGGGGGCGAAACCTGATGAGGTAAAAAGATTAGATGAAGGTTTAAAAAATTTTACAAAAGTGATAAAAAAAGATTTAGGAAAAGATATTGAAAATTTAAAAGGAGCTGGAGCAGCTGGAGGACTTGGGGCTGGTCTTGTTGCATTTTTAGACGCAAAACTTAGACCTGGAATAAATATAGTTATAGATACTATAAATTTAAGAAAAAGAATGGAAAATGTTGATTTAGCAATTACAGGTGAGGGTTCAACTGATGCCCAGACCTTAATGGGTAAAGCTCCAACTGGTGTTATTAGTGTAGCTAAAGAATTAAAAATCCCAGTTGTTATTATTTCTGGTTCTGTGGCTGATGACAGGTCAAAATTACATGAGAGTGGGGTTGATGCAATATTCTCAATCATCCCTAGACCAATTAGTCTAAACAAGTCCTTAAAGAATGCATCATTATTTTTAGAAAAAGCTGCTGAGGAAGTAATAAGATTATTCATCACTGCCAAAGTAAAATATAGCTAA